From the genome of Lonchura striata isolate bLonStr1 chromosome 10, bLonStr1.mat, whole genome shotgun sequence:
TCTGGTCATGGTGCAGGTTCTGCccttgcagctcctcctcctcctccaggctCCGTGCCGGCAGCTTCTCCCTCCCAGCAGGGGACGGCAGCTCCTTCCAGGGCGctactttcattttcttcccagcCCAGATTGTGCCAAAAAGATAAAACCGGTGacttttgaaataaatgtgAGGCAAcgcatttattttatattattacatttctattatttgttattttttacatttataaTTATTacatttctattatttctattattacATTTCTATTATTACATTTCTATATTACATTTATATTATTACATTTATATTATTACACttatattatttgaaataaatgtgaGGCAACACATGCGAGGCTCACAATGTTCCACAGGGATTTGGATCCATATCCCACACAGGTAGGGGACATGCTTGGTCAGGAAAAAGTTGGGAAATTCTCATATTCATTAACGATTGCTAATTAAAATAACCAATAGTCCAACATGatgattttaaaatagcatAGTAAAAGGtgtataagaaaataaatcctttttaaAGCTCCCAGCagaaataatttggaaatatattatttaaagcTGGCTTTAAGGCCGGCTTGGACACGGCCTGGACTGTGGGAGGTGTCCTTGCACACGGTGAGCGAGATAACATTTAAAAGTCATTCCAGCCCAAGCCAGCCATTGattcttttctatttaaatttttaacttAAAACCAATCGAAACTAGAGGCGATGTTGCAAAACCCCGAGCTGCGGTGCTCTAATATAACAACACTTCAAGGTTTTTTAcgtaaaaaaaaattttagaaagaaaCTTTACAAGATCATCGGTGCTCGCTTTTCCAAGGGCGGGGATGAGCGGGGAGGTCCCGGCCGGGCAGGAGGGGACGGCAGCGGGATGTGCTTCCCTCTCCGAGCCCGGCACCCCTTCCAgcctttttttgggatttctgatCGCACCGAGCCCGGCACCCCTTCCAGCCTTTTTTTGGGCTTTATGATCGCACCGAGCCCGGCACCCCTTCCAgcctttttttgggatttctgatCGCACCGAGCCCGGGCACCCCTTCCAGccctttttttgggatttctgatCGCACCGAGCCCGGCACCCCTTCCAgcctttttttgggatttctgatCGCACCGAGCCCGGCACCCCTTCCAgcctttttttgggatttctgatCGCACCGAGCCCGGCACCCCTTCCAGCCTTTTTTTGGGCTTTATGATCGCACCGAGCCCGGCACCCCTTCCAgcctttttttgggatttctgatCGCACCGAGCCCGGGCACCCCTTCCAGcctttttttgggatttatgatagcaccgagcccggcaccccttccagccctttttttgggatttatgATAGCACCGAGCCCGGCACCCCTTCCAgcctttttttgggatttctgatCGCACCGAGCCCGGGCACCCATTCCAGCCTTTTTTTAGGATTTCTGATCGCACCGAGCCCGGCACCCATTCCAGccttttttgggggatttctgaTCGCACCGAGCCCGGGCACACCTTCCAGCCCTTTTTCTGGGATTTCTGATCGCACCGAGCCCGGCACCCCTTCCAGccttttttttgggatttctgatCGCACCGAGCCCGGGCACCCATTCCAgcctttttttgggatttctgatCGCACCGAGCCCGGCACCCATTCCAGccttttttgggggatttctgaTCCACTCCAGCAGCGCACCGAGCCCGGGCACCCCTTCCAGccctttttttgggatttctgatCGCACCGAGCCCGGGCACCCCTTCCAGccctttttttgggatttctgatCGCACCGAGCCCGGGCACCCATTCCAGCCCTTTTTCTGGGATTTCTGATCGCACCGAGCCCGGGCACCCattccagcccttttctgcGATTTTTGATCGCACCGAGCCCGGACACACCTTCCAGccctttttttgggatttctgatCGCACCGAGCCCGGGCACACCTTCCAGccctttttttgggatttccgaTCACCCCGGCAGCGCTACCCCCGCACGCCTCTCGCTCCGcctgggctgccccagggctgcatcccatccccatccccatcccatccccatccccatcccatcccatcccatcccatcccatcccatcccatcccatcccatcccatcccatcccatcccatcccatcccatcccatcccatcccatcccgttcccCATCCCCATTACCGTGTCCCGCTCGGGGCGCTCGGGGCCGGCCGCAGCGGGAAGGAGCCGCCTCCTCTTCCGCCGTGCCCGGGCGCTGCCCGCTCCTCCCCGGCCGCCTCCTCGGCTCCTGGGCTCCCCTCCGGCcgcaggcagggcaggcacgGCGGGGCTGCGTCCCCTTCGAGCCTCTGGGAGTGCCCGCAGGGAGGATCCCGTGCCTCATTCCCGCATCCAGCACATCGTGGCACTCACTTCACCGCTTCATCCCGGCTGCCCGGAGGAGCCGCGGGTGCGCGGGGCTCACGCTCAGCTCCCCGGTTTGCCAAGTTTGGTACCGGGCGGGTTCCAGCTCTGTCAGCTCTCCCGGGTTTTTATGGCTCGGGTTCTGCAGCGGGACCGCGAGGCAAGCTCGGCACGCACGGGGCGGTCGCAGCCGGGCGGAGCAAACCCACCCTTGGCCGTGTGAAAAACGCCAGTCGCTTGGTTTTTAAAACGTAAAAAGtttcataataataaaatggttataataataataatacaattagggTAATAACacttagagttaggacaatgacacaataaaaaacaaagaattacggacgtccggatgctctcggacactaagtCAGGAAAAgcatcacccttaaaccaatacacttgttgcatgtTCATACATTCTttatggttatgcatacattctatttaaaacaagaaactctgttgtatgtcaactgtttcctttaatcccctggcgtctttgagtctgagcaaggcctgaagaaatgaGTTtattctgataagaagccataaattcctctcctttggaagattcaGGTGTTCCTCGAAGCGAGTATCtcatcctaaaaaaaaacctcccccCACAtccatagtctctattttaacattatgttgtaacctaaaactacatttaacacactacttaagagaattcatacagcacaactttctaacattacacatataatattcattgtaatatttgcgaaaagccaatcataaaatctGCAAAGGTGGGAAATTCTCATATTCATTAAATATTACTAATTAGAATAACCAATAGTCCAATATGATGATTTTAAAGTACCGTAATAACAGGTGTATaggaaaataaatccattttaaaGCTACTAGCagaaataatttggaaatatattatttaaagcTGGCTTTCAGGCCGGCGGTGCTCTGGCTGTTCTGTCCTGCACTAttggaaatgcaggtgaacccaacgGGAAGAAATGAccatgtctgactcaattcagaaggctgaatgatttctttattataactatgctaaaatacattaatatactatataaaaggaggatactaaaactacacactactttctctgactctaacacaacttgtgaccctctctgagagcccagccccaggtgggttggattggccaccaggctcaaacaatcctcatcAAAATctaatcaagcactcactccatgtaaataattctctaaacacattccacataggaaaaacaaggagcagaaatagaaattgttttctctctgtgcacctctatgaaaaatcctgagagggagagaaatgtgcttgccacactgCTGTTTGACTCGGGAGCAGCTCAGGAATCCTTCCAGGAATCCTTCCTGGGAGCGCCGCTGGCACGGTCAGAAAcctgcagagccccacacgAATTACCACAAATTACCTCGTAAaaagccaggctctgctccatccctgctctgaaGTGAAGCTGGTGGAGGAAATCACAGCTGGGACCACGAGCACCCTGTGCAGGTGGAGCACACGGAGCAGAGAAGTGTGAGTGATCTCTGAATCACACCTGGGGACAGACCATCCATGCCTGCCTTGCTGCAAATATTCCTATTTTACTGGAATCTCATCAGGGAATTGTGGTCCATTTGCCATGTTAACCCGGTGTTCTGCAGTTTGCTGCCTCCCCACCCTTCAATTCATTCACGTCCATTCATTTGTAAAGAAATGCAAACACTTTCTTCCCTGGTTTAATACATCCTGACCCGCTCCTGAAAAACCCTACACATAATCCATGCGTGTTATTAACTGTGACAAACGTGCAGCAGTGAGTGTGTGGGTGTCATCTCTCTTTGCCCCCAGTTACTCTAACCCTTTTAGTCTCAAGAGAAAACCAGATTATAACTTGTCTGTCAGGGCTGAGGTGGATTTTACGCAACCAATGTCGTAATTATCGAAATGATTGCTCTATCAGTCAGCAGCTTGCTACAAGACCTTTACGTCTTTTTGCTGATTCTGGACTTTCTGAAGCAAAGAGAAATGTTTTCCTGGGTGTAAGGGCAACTCCTGCAGTAGTCAGGATGTGTCAGAGCAGCCCAAGGTGCATGCACTATCAGGAAAATGAGCAGTCAATAGGAACTCATTAATAGCTGACTGTATTTTTATCTCCTCTTGTTTTGTTCTGCTACTTGGAATGgtggccaaaaaaaaaacttatcAAGACttggttatttaaaaaaaaaaattatcaaggCTTGGTTATTTCCTCGCTTCTTGACCCTTTCCTGAAGGAAATCTTCATTGGGCAAGCACGGAGTAGAGCGAAATGAAGGTAACAGGAATTTTTAATGGGAGGCAGCGGGATCTCAGTGATGACCAGAGCATCAGGCTCCACCTTGTGGGGCGCAGTTAAACTCGTTCACCaacaacacaaacaaactccCGGAGTTTACAGCCCTGGCAGGAGGAGTCCCTGAGGCAGCTGCTTAGAGCAGAGCCCAGTTTTAGTGGAGTTCTCTCAGGGTTTCATCGAGACCATGGGCTGGAACTCACATTTGAGACCACCTCAGATCAGTTTGTGGGAGATGAGCTGCACTGATAAATCAGCTACCTGCTGATTTTGTGGCTTGCTAAGTATGGACAAATCTTAAATCTTAAATCTCCCCTCCTCACTGCTTGTGTTCATGTCTAgatgccttgtgcaggctgccctaagcagaggctgggcagagtcccagaataaagcagggatttattcaaggatctcctccatggatccaccttgggcagcaccagagcccagccagggctgcacccaaatgacccaaaatggtcccaaaatgcacgagcgctcccggggctctccctgggatcagttctgctccattggcaccttggagttcattgtcccattccagctccagcccatcagtcccaccctgcttgtttttctctctccagcccacgctgtttgtgctcctgggctgaggtttggatcatttgtccttggtgcccagctggagcaggaattgttttgtctctgctctagAGCTCACCAACACTTAGCATGAAGCTCAGACCtccacactaaagcagcacagaatctgaataTAAAATATCAGAATgtaaaagctaaaacttaaggcctCGATCTCATTTTTCCCCCAGATGTCTGTGGATGCTCAGGGGGATTCTCTGGGAGCCAGGACCTGGCTGTGATCGGGGAATCCATGGATCAGGCTGCTGTTCAAACAAGCTGGCAGCCTGTAACCTTTGTGCCTGTGCCAGTGGGGCCGTGGTTActcatcccagtcccacccaCGGGCTTGGCACGGAGCTTCCGAAGCCCCGTGGCTCCTTATCACCTCGATAAAAGCAGCGTGTTTGTGCAGAGATCCGCCTGCTCCAGAGCTCCCAGCTGCCTCTTCtccctctctgcttctgcctcaCCTCAGCAGGGGGAAAGGCAGCGACACAAACTGGGCCCAGGGAAGAGGGGAATATCCCTGGAATCCAGAATTCTCCGGGATAAATGGGCCTCCACAACGCCAAGCCCTCCATGAAGGGGGCCAACATCGTGATGCTGGGGCTGGACTCGGCGGGGAAATCCACGCTGCTCTACAAGTTCAGGTCTGACGATGTTTTTGTAACAATGCCAACGGTTGGCTTCAACGTGGACATGATCGAAGCAGGGAAAGATTTCACACTGACATTCTGGGATGTTGGAGGACAGAAGAACATGAGAGAGCTCTGGAGCAGTTTCCTGGAAGACGCCGGCGCGCTGCTGTACGTGGTGGACAGCTCTGACAAGCGGCGGCTGGAGGAGTCCAGGAGGGAATTTGAGCTCATTTTGAAGAACGAATCCATAAAAAACGTGCCGGTGGTCGTGCTGGCCAACAAGCAGGATTTGCCTGGAGCTCTGAACGCCGAGGAGGTCACCAGGAAGCTGAAGATGAAGAAGTACTGCAGTGACAGGAACTGGTAcgtgcagccctgctgtgccatcaCGGGCGACGGGCTGGCAGAAGCTCTCCAGAGGGTGGCCACGTTTGCCAGGCAGTACAAGAAGTCAAAGGAGACTTTCATCACCCTGAAGGAACTCAACTCTTTTTAAGGATTTCTATCATCGCTTCTGGTGACTCTTTGTTGGACAGATTAAATCTGGAATATCAGATTCTGAAGAACTTTTATACGTAAATATTTATAAAGGACTTTGGCGATATTAAATTCTGCTGTTGTACCTGCAGAAACTTGATATACCTGATGGGTATCTCATACCTGAGATGAGACTCTGtagcattttattattatttttgtatttatttgggtttattCAAGTTGAATGATGAGAAAGGGGCAGTCAAGcacatggaaataaaataagtGAGCAGTGTTTAAGTGGTTAAATCAAATGAAGAGTCAAATCAATTTTTTTCAAGATATAAACCAGCCAAGCCATTTGGTGAGCAGTGATCAAATGCTGTTTTGTAATAAATGCCATAGATGTGTTGCTTACTTAAAAATAGAGTGAGGTGAGAGCTTTAACTCAGTTATGTACAAGAGAATTTGGCTGTTTCTGCGCTCTGGAAACAATTCCAGCAGAGAGGTGGTGACGAGCTCCTTggccagccccaggcagagcctggctccagtgCTGTCCCCAAGGTGCAGCTGGGACCTCCCATTGTCCAGAGATCCACG
Proteins encoded in this window:
- the ARL14 gene encoding ADP-ribosylation factor-like protein 14 translates to MGLHNAKPSMKGANIVMLGLDSAGKSTLLYKFRSDDVFVTMPTVGFNVDMIEAGKDFTLTFWDVGGQKNMRELWSSFLEDAGALLYVVDSSDKRRLEESRREFELILKNESIKNVPVVVLANKQDLPGALNAEEVTRKLKMKKYCSDRNWYVQPCCAITGDGLAEALQRVATFARQYKKSKETFITLKELNSF